In Bradyrhizobium sp. 195, the sequence CCGGATCGAACGGACTCCGCTGGGCCGGCTCGGCACGGTCGACGACATCGCCAAAGCCATCTGTTTTCTGGCGGGCGATGAGAGCAGCTTCATCTCGGCGCAGGTGCTCACCGTCGATGGCGGGATCGTCCTGACCAACATTGCCTGACGGTTGATTGCAATGTCCCATCTGACGCCGGAACAACAGGTGCTGAAAGAGGCCTACATCAAGGCACGCGGTTATTGGCGGCCCTGGACGGAAGGCCTGTTGCGCCTCGATCCCGGGTTTCTCGACACCTATGGCAGATATGCAGGCTATCCCGCGGCCGCGGGACCGCTGTCTTCCAAAATGTGCGAGCTGATCTACGTCGCGCTCGACGGCTCGTCGACGCATCTGTTTCGCTCCGGCCTCGCGCTCCATCTTCGCCTCGCGCTTCAGGAAGGCGCCACGGCACGCGAGATCGTCGACGTGTTCCGCCTCGCGACGGCTCAGGGATTGGACGGCTGCAATCTCGGCATCGGGATCCTGGCGGAGGAATTGGCGAGCGTCGGTCGGGACGTCGACCAGCCCGAGCTCTCGGATGAGCAGCGCGCGCTACGTGATGCCTATGTCGCACAATTCGGGGACTGGCCTGATTTCTGCGAGCAGTGGCTGCGGCGCGATCCCGGCTATTTCACTGTTTTGCTGGATCTCCTCGCAGGCGGGCATGCCGGAGACGGTCTCGACCAACGTTCGCAATGCCTGATCTCGATCGCGTTGAACGCCTGCTTCACGGCGCTCAATCCGCATGGGCTGCGCGTGCGGATCAGGCGCGCCCTGCGGCTCGGCATCGCGCAGCGGGAGATCCTTCAGGTTCTCCAGATGACGGCTCATCTCGGCGTCCATGCCTGCGCGATCGGCGTGCCGGTTCTGATGGAAGCGCTCGACGAGCGCGCTGCGAAGGCCGGTGCAGGCGAGGACGGGAAAGCATCGGCCCAGGGAGGGGGACGGGAATGAAGGGATTACCGATCCGCAATCAGAGGGCTTTCGCGTCCGGCGCCCTGTTCCTCGCCTTTGCGATCTTCTTCTTCGTCGAGGCGCTGGCGTATCCCGCGGGCACGGCCGCGAAGATGGGGCCCGGATATTTCCCGCGCCTGCTCGCGATCGTGCTCGCCGCCATCGGTCTCGTCGTGATCTTCAGTGCGTTGAAGCCGACCGCGGAATCGCAGGTGCTGCGCAAATGGGACTTCAAGGGACTCGCCTGGGTAACCGGCTCCGTCGTCCTGTTCGGCGCCCTGCTGTTTCCGCTCGGCCTGGCCGGAGCCCTGTTCGTCCTGATCATGGTGTCGAGCCGGGCCAGTCACGAGTTCACCTGGACGGGTGCGCTGGCGAATACGGCCGTTCTGATCGCGCTGTGTCTGGCCATCTTCGTCTACGGCCTCGGGTTGCCATTGCCCGTCTGGCCTTCTCTTCTCAACTGAGTGAGCCGATCGATGGATCTCTTCCACAATCTGGCGATCGGCTTTGCTACGGCAGCCCAGCCCGCCAATCTGCTCTACGCCTTCGTCGGCTGTCTGCTCGGGACCTTGATCGGCGTGCTTCCGGGCCTTGGGCCGCTCGCGACCATCGCGATGCTGCTGCCGATCACCTATGCGCTGCCGCCGGATGCCGCGCTGATCATGCTCGCCGGAATCTATTATGGCGCGCAATACGGCGGCTCGACCACGGCCATCGTCGTCAATCTGCCCGGAGAGTCTTCATCGGTCGTGACCACGATCGACGGCTATCAGATGGCCAAGCAGGGCCGCGCCGGCGTGGCGCTCGCGACGGCTGCGATCGGCTCGTTCTTCGCCGGATGCGTGGCGACGCTTGCCTTGGCAGCCCTTGCAGGCCCGCTGACGGCGACCGCGCTGCTGTTCGGTCCCAAGGAATTCTTCGCGCTCATGATCCTGGGCCTGATCCTCGCCTCGGTGCTGTCGAGCGGTCCGTTCATCGAAGGCATCGGCATGGTCGTGCTGGGTATGCTCTTGAGTCTCGTCGGCACTGATCTCAACAGCGGCAGCCAGCGTTTCGCGTTCGGCATTCCCCAGCTGTTCGACGGCCTCGATTTCGTACCGCTGGCGATGGGCATCTTCGGCTTTGCCGAGATCGTCAAGAATCTGGAGCAGGACGACAAGTTGTCACTGGTGACGCAGAAGATCACCAATCTGTTTCCGACCCGCGACGATTTCCATCGCATGGTGCCGGCGATGCTGCGCGGAACGGTGCTCGGCACGCTGCTGGGCGTATTGCCCGGCGGCGGCGCGGTGCTGTCGTCTTTTGCATCCTATACGTTGGAGAAGAAGCTGTCGCGGCATCCCGAGCAGTTCGGCAAGGGCGCTATCGAGGGTGTTGCCGGACCGGAATCGGCGAACAATGCCGGCGCCCAGACCTCGTTCATTCCGCTGCTGACGCTCGGCGTTCCCTCCAACGTCGTGATGGCCCTGATGGTCGGCGCCATGAACATCCACAACATCCACCCGGGCCCGGAGGTGATGACGAAGAACCCGACCCTGTTCTGGGGTCTGATCGCCTCGATGTGGGTTGGCAATCTGATGCTGCTGATCCTCAATCTTCCGTTGGTCGGGCTGTGGGTGAAGCTGCTCACCATTCCCTATCGATATCTGTTCCCGGCGATCATGGTGTTCTGCTCGATTGGCGTCTACTCGATCAACGGCGGAACGTTCGAGGTCT encodes:
- a CDS encoding tripartite tricarboxylate transporter TctB family protein, translating into MKGLPIRNQRAFASGALFLAFAIFFFVEALAYPAGTAAKMGPGYFPRLLAIVLAAIGLVVIFSALKPTAESQVLRKWDFKGLAWVTGSVVLFGALLFPLGLAGALFVLIMVSSRASHEFTWTGALANTAVLIALCLAIFVYGLGLPLPVWPSLLN
- a CDS encoding carboxymuconolactone decarboxylase family protein, with product MSHLTPEQQVLKEAYIKARGYWRPWTEGLLRLDPGFLDTYGRYAGYPAAAGPLSSKMCELIYVALDGSSTHLFRSGLALHLRLALQEGATAREIVDVFRLATAQGLDGCNLGIGILAEELASVGRDVDQPELSDEQRALRDAYVAQFGDWPDFCEQWLRRDPGYFTVLLDLLAGGHAGDGLDQRSQCLISIALNACFTALNPHGLRVRIRRALRLGIAQREILQVLQMTAHLGVHACAIGVPVLMEALDERAAKAGAGEDGKASAQGGGRE
- a CDS encoding tripartite tricarboxylate transporter permease, which gives rise to MDLFHNLAIGFATAAQPANLLYAFVGCLLGTLIGVLPGLGPLATIAMLLPITYALPPDAALIMLAGIYYGAQYGGSTTAIVVNLPGESSSVVTTIDGYQMAKQGRAGVALATAAIGSFFAGCVATLALAALAGPLTATALLFGPKEFFALMILGLILASVLSSGPFIEGIGMVVLGMLLSLVGTDLNSGSQRFAFGIPQLFDGLDFVPLAMGIFGFAEIVKNLEQDDKLSLVTQKITNLFPTRDDFHRMVPAMLRGTVLGTLLGVLPGGGAVLSSFASYTLEKKLSRHPEQFGKGAIEGVAGPESANNAGAQTSFIPLLTLGVPSNVVMALMVGAMNIHNIHPGPEVMTKNPTLFWGLIASMWVGNLMLLILNLPLVGLWVKLLTIPYRYLFPAIMVFCSIGVYSINGGTFEVYEAALFCVFGYVLIKLQLPAAPLLLGLVLGPAIEENFRRAMVLSRGDATVLLTSPLSASLLAAAAIAILLIMLPTIRARREEALQE